Proteins from a single region of Thermotoga maritima MSB8:
- a CDS encoding tetratricopeptide repeat protein: protein MVSSEFEEAYRELEEGKLESALEKFLKIAEKEQSVEVWVNIGNIYRRMNLLAKAIESYKRALEIDQKNPVVLFNLGSAYYQMGKFFEALKLLEKAEEQGLTDPRVKIVKALCKIKLNLPDPMEGLDEDQKRIVKDLMKNG, encoded by the coding sequence TTGGTCTCCAGTGAATTTGAAGAAGCATACCGTGAACTTGAAGAAGGAAAGCTGGAGAGTGCCTTGGAAAAATTTTTGAAAATAGCCGAAAAAGAACAATCAGTAGAAGTCTGGGTCAACATAGGGAACATCTACAGAAGAATGAACCTTCTGGCAAAGGCTATTGAGAGCTACAAAAGAGCACTGGAAATAGATCAAAAAAATCCGGTTGTTCTTTTCAATCTGGGAAGCGCATACTATCAGATGGGGAAATTTTTCGAGGCTCTGAAACTGCTGGAAAAGGCCGAGGAACAGGGATTGACAGATCCCAGAGTGAAGATAGTGAAAGCCCTGTGTAAGATAAAGCTCAACCTTCCAGACCCCATGGAAGGACTCGATGAAGACCAGAAGAGGATTGTAAAAGACCTGATGAAAAATGGTTGA
- the mfd gene encoding transcription-repair coupling factor, whose product MVEILLLPNERFSNIEGYIFYPSRDVLPLEDVVLSPEIKGKRIEILWRLLNGENLKIATTLKALTEKVFSPDFLRENSLMIARSTKLTLSPEKLVEMGYELVFTVQNVGEFAIRGDIIDIYSPGNDFPVRIELFGDEIEEIRFFKVDTQRSFQGVDKTLILPFVDFYGESTLLDFLKTDARFICEDLQKVLDEYRKFRKEMRDLLKERYNDFFDERVVEVILKNVEKGSAPLSTRVEKKESLPILDVDEIEEGGLVVHREHGIAIFEGIVRLKGVLGERDYLKLKYEDAILYVPIEKIDRVHKYIGDPSQVKLDRMNRGKWKQTLKKVREDIEKKIKELVELYMKRQEAQGLSLPGDPELEEKFAESFPYIETPDQQQSIEEVLSDLASEKPMDRLLCGDAGVGKTEVALRAAFRAVASGKQVAVLVPTTVLARQHYENFKERMEPFGVKVELLDSSRTAREKKEIIEKLKKGEIDIIIGTHSLLNERIEFSDLGLVIIDEEQKFGVEQKERFKKLRLSVNVLTLSATPIPRTLHMALSGMKDFSVINSPPPGRKPVYVYVAEYSDDLVKGAVIREINRGGQVIYVHNRVEELPEVFEKLKRMFPELEIAVAHGKMSRKTMERIVHEFYRGNIDVLLCTTIIENGVDIPNANTLIVDDAQRYGLSQLYQLRGRVGRSDRRAFAYFLYPKGTPRSALERLKVLKSYTGFGSGLQIALKDMELRGVGDVLGLEQHGNVVSVGLKLYNEILKETITRFKERRIEKKHSVNVEIENPPGRFFIPEDYVQNPVERLRLYRRLASSLDEEDLEEILEEMKDRFGEPPEEVKLLVDYFRLRVRASKLGIKKIRFDHSMVEIFPSRNSPFLNHPRYDRRSGSVVLYTRKDPVEFLMDMLKK is encoded by the coding sequence ATGGTTGAGATTCTTCTGCTGCCGAACGAAAGGTTTTCGAATATAGAAGGATACATTTTCTATCCTTCGAGAGATGTTTTGCCTCTCGAAGATGTTGTTTTGTCACCCGAGATAAAAGGAAAAAGAATAGAAATCCTGTGGAGGCTTCTAAACGGGGAGAACCTCAAGATAGCCACTACCCTGAAAGCGCTCACCGAAAAGGTGTTCTCACCCGATTTTCTGAGAGAAAACTCCCTGATGATAGCACGATCCACAAAACTCACGCTGTCCCCAGAAAAACTCGTCGAAATGGGATATGAACTTGTTTTCACTGTTCAGAACGTGGGAGAATTTGCCATTCGCGGAGATATAATCGACATTTACTCTCCAGGGAACGACTTTCCCGTGAGGATAGAACTGTTTGGAGACGAAATTGAAGAAATTCGTTTCTTCAAGGTAGACACCCAGCGTTCATTCCAAGGTGTTGATAAGACTCTGATACTTCCTTTTGTTGATTTCTACGGTGAAAGCACCTTGCTTGATTTCTTAAAGACAGATGCTCGCTTCATCTGTGAAGATCTTCAAAAGGTTCTGGATGAGTACAGAAAGTTCAGAAAAGAAATGAGGGACCTTTTGAAGGAACGCTACAACGACTTCTTCGATGAAAGAGTAGTCGAAGTGATACTCAAAAACGTTGAGAAGGGTTCTGCACCGCTATCAACACGTGTTGAGAAAAAAGAATCGCTGCCCATTCTGGATGTCGATGAGATCGAAGAGGGTGGGCTCGTAGTTCACAGAGAGCACGGAATAGCCATTTTCGAGGGGATTGTTCGTCTCAAGGGAGTTCTCGGAGAGAGGGATTATTTGAAGTTGAAATATGAAGACGCAATTTTGTACGTTCCCATCGAGAAGATCGACAGAGTTCATAAATATATAGGTGATCCTTCGCAGGTTAAACTCGACCGGATGAACCGCGGAAAATGGAAACAAACACTGAAGAAAGTGAGAGAAGACATCGAGAAAAAGATCAAAGAACTCGTTGAACTTTACATGAAAAGACAGGAGGCCCAGGGTCTTTCTCTTCCAGGTGACCCAGAACTGGAAGAAAAATTCGCGGAATCTTTTCCATACATTGAAACTCCTGATCAGCAGCAGAGTATAGAAGAAGTACTAAGCGATCTTGCCTCTGAAAAACCAATGGACAGGCTCCTGTGTGGAGACGCGGGTGTTGGAAAAACAGAAGTAGCTCTGCGAGCTGCGTTTCGTGCAGTCGCATCTGGTAAGCAGGTAGCGGTGCTCGTCCCAACCACCGTTCTGGCAAGACAACACTACGAGAACTTCAAAGAGAGAATGGAACCGTTCGGTGTAAAAGTGGAACTCCTGGACAGTTCAAGAACAGCGAGAGAAAAGAAGGAGATCATCGAAAAGCTGAAGAAGGGAGAAATAGACATCATCATAGGTACACACTCTCTGCTGAACGAACGGATCGAATTCTCCGATCTTGGTCTTGTCATCATCGACGAAGAACAAAAGTTTGGAGTTGAGCAAAAAGAAAGATTCAAGAAACTGAGACTCTCGGTGAACGTGCTAACCCTGAGTGCTACACCTATTCCACGCACCCTCCACATGGCCCTCTCTGGAATGAAAGATTTTTCTGTGATAAATTCTCCTCCCCCTGGAAGAAAACCAGTATACGTTTATGTCGCAGAGTACAGCGATGATCTCGTCAAGGGAGCGGTGATCAGGGAGATAAACAGGGGAGGTCAGGTGATCTACGTTCACAACCGCGTGGAAGAACTACCGGAGGTTTTCGAAAAACTGAAAAGGATGTTTCCGGAGTTGGAAATAGCGGTTGCCCACGGAAAGATGTCCAGAAAAACCATGGAGAGAATTGTCCACGAGTTCTACCGCGGGAACATCGATGTTCTTCTGTGTACCACAATTATCGAGAATGGTGTTGATATACCGAATGCAAACACACTCATAGTGGATGACGCACAGAGATACGGCCTTTCACAGCTCTATCAGCTCAGAGGAAGGGTGGGTAGAAGCGACCGAAGGGCCTTTGCGTACTTCCTGTACCCGAAGGGTACTCCAAGAAGCGCTCTTGAAAGACTGAAGGTGCTTAAATCCTACACAGGCTTTGGAAGCGGTCTTCAAATAGCACTGAAAGATATGGAACTGAGAGGTGTGGGAGATGTCCTCGGTTTGGAACAACATGGAAACGTTGTGTCCGTCGGTTTGAAACTGTACAACGAAATCTTGAAAGAGACCATCACGAGATTCAAAGAAAGACGAATCGAAAAGAAACACTCTGTGAACGTTGAAATAGAAAATCCTCCGGGCAGATTTTTCATACCGGAAGATTACGTGCAAAATCCTGTGGAGAGGTTGAGACTTTACAGAAGACTCGCCTCCTCTCTTGATGAGGAAGATCTCGAGGAAATACTGGAGGAGATGAAGGATAGATTCGGAGAACCACCCGAAGAAGTGAAATTACTCGTTGATTACTTCAGATTGAGAGTCAGGGCCTCGAAGCTGGGAATAAAGAAGATCAGGTTCGATCACTCGATGGTGGAAATCTTTCCAAGCAGGAACTCGCCGTTTTTGAATCACCCGAGATACGATCGACGGTCAGGGAGTGTTGTTCTCTACACCAGGAAGGATCCGGTGGAGTTTCTCATGGATATGTTGAAAAAATGA
- the rpoD gene encoding RNA polymerase sigma factor RpoD, which yields MAKKEKVTMNEEQQVLQEQHQEQTQEQTQEQKETLPPQIERRIKKLISLGKKKGYITYEDIDKAFPPDFEGFDTNLIERIHEELEKHGINIVENEPEEEEISASSDEQELEELLEKESPEIHDSSNVRDSIKMYLKEIGKIPLLTPAQERELARRAQMGDKKAKEKLITSNLRLVVSIAKRYMGRGLSFQDLIQEGNIGLLKAVEKFDWRKGYKFSTYATWWIRQAITRAIADQARTIRIPVHMVETINKLNRLRREYYQKHGEEPSIEELAKMMGKPPEKIKEILEAAKETISLESPIGEDEDSSIEDFVADDSIASPKKEAMRMLMREELEKVLKTLSPREAMVLRMRYGLLDGKPKTLEEVGQYFNVTRERIRQIEVKALRKLRHPSRSKYLKSLLSLMDENEG from the coding sequence ATGGCGAAGAAGGAAAAGGTCACAATGAACGAAGAACAGCAGGTTCTTCAGGAACAGCACCAGGAGCAGACGCAGGAGCAGACACAGGAACAGAAGGAAACACTTCCTCCTCAGATAGAGAGGCGTATAAAAAAGCTCATAAGTTTAGGGAAAAAGAAGGGTTACATAACGTACGAGGATATAGACAAGGCCTTCCCGCCAGATTTCGAAGGGTTTGACACGAACTTGATAGAGAGAATACATGAGGAACTGGAAAAGCATGGAATAAACATCGTGGAAAATGAACCTGAGGAAGAGGAAATAAGCGCTTCCAGTGATGAACAGGAACTCGAAGAACTTCTGGAGAAAGAATCTCCTGAGATACACGATTCGAGCAACGTAAGGGATTCTATCAAGATGTATCTCAAAGAGATAGGAAAGATTCCTCTACTCACACCTGCTCAGGAACGTGAACTCGCAAGACGAGCACAGATGGGCGATAAGAAGGCCAAAGAGAAACTCATAACATCGAATCTGAGGCTTGTTGTCAGTATAGCCAAGCGTTACATGGGGCGCGGTCTTTCTTTCCAGGACCTCATACAGGAAGGAAACATAGGACTTCTGAAGGCGGTAGAAAAGTTCGACTGGAGAAAGGGTTACAAATTCAGCACGTACGCTACCTGGTGGATCAGACAGGCGATCACAAGAGCGATAGCGGATCAGGCAAGGACCATCAGGATACCTGTCCACATGGTGGAAACTATAAACAAATTGAACAGATTGAGAAGAGAGTACTATCAGAAACACGGTGAAGAACCATCCATAGAAGAACTCGCAAAGATGATGGGCAAACCCCCAGAAAAGATAAAGGAAATACTCGAAGCAGCGAAGGAAACCATATCCCTGGAATCTCCTATAGGTGAAGATGAGGATTCTTCTATCGAAGACTTTGTGGCTGACGATTCCATAGCCTCTCCAAAGAAAGAGGCCATGAGGATGCTCATGAGAGAAGAGCTCGAGAAAGTCTTGAAAACTCTGAGCCCAAGAGAAGCGATGGTTCTGAGAATGAGGTACGGCTTGCTCGATGGAAAACCAAAAACGCTTGAAGAAGTTGGCCAGTATTTCAATGTCACAAGAGAAAGGATCAGGCAGATAGAGGTCAAAGCACTGCGGAAGTTGAGACATCCATCGAGGAGCAAGTACCTGAAATCACTGCTCTCTCTGATGGATGAAAACGAAGGGTGA
- the dnaG gene encoding DNA primase produces the protein MIPREVIEEIKEKVDIVEVISEYVNLTRVGSSYRALCPFHSETNPSFYVHPGLKIYHCFGCGASGDVIKFLQEMEGISFQEALERLAKRAGIDLSLYRTEGTSEYGKYIRLYEETWKRYVKELEKSKEAKDYLKSRGFSEEDIAKFGFGYVPKRSSISIEVAEGMNITLEELVRYGIALKKGDRFVDRFEGRIVVPIKNDSGHIVAFGGRALGNEEPKYLNSPETRYFSKKKTLFLFDEAKKVAKEVGFFVITEGYFDALAFRKDGIPTAVAVLGASLSREAILKLSAYSKNVILCFDNDKAGFRATLKSLEDLLDYEFNVLVATPSPYKDPDELFQKEGEGSLKKMLKNSRSFEYFLVTAGEVFFDRNSPAGVRSYLSFLKGWVQKMRRKGYLKHIENLVNEVSSSLQIPENQILNFFESDRSNTMPVHETKSSKVYDEGRGLAYLFLNYEDLREKILELDLEVLEDKNAREFFKRVSLGEDLNKVIENFPKELKDWIFETIESIPPPKDPEKFLGDLSEKLKIRRIERRIAEIDDMIKKASNDEERRLLLSMKVDLLRKIKRR, from the coding sequence GTGATTCCTCGAGAGGTCATCGAGGAAATAAAAGAAAAGGTTGACATCGTAGAGGTCATTTCCGAGTACGTGAATCTTACCCGGGTAGGTTCCTCCTACAGGGCTCTCTGTCCCTTTCATTCAGAAACCAATCCTTCTTTCTACGTTCATCCGGGTTTGAAGATATACCATTGTTTCGGCTGCGGTGCGAGTGGAGACGTCATCAAATTTCTTCAAGAAATGGAAGGGATCAGTTTCCAGGAAGCGCTGGAAAGACTTGCCAAAAGAGCTGGGATTGATCTTTCTCTCTACAGAACAGAAGGGACTTCTGAATACGGAAAATACATTCGTTTGTACGAAGAAACGTGGAAAAGGTACGTCAAAGAGCTGGAGAAATCGAAAGAGGCAAAAGACTATTTAAAAAGCAGAGGCTTCTCTGAAGAAGATATAGCAAAGTTCGGCTTTGGGTACGTCCCCAAGAGATCCAGCATCTCTATAGAAGTTGCAGAAGGCATGAACATAACACTGGAAGAACTTGTCAGATACGGTATCGCGCTGAAAAAGGGTGATCGATTCGTTGATAGATTCGAAGGAAGAATCGTTGTTCCAATAAAGAACGACAGTGGTCATATTGTGGCTTTTGGTGGGCGTGCTCTCGGCAACGAAGAACCGAAGTATTTGAACTCTCCAGAGACCAGGTATTTTTCGAAGAAGAAGACCCTTTTTCTCTTCGATGAGGCGAAAAAAGTGGCAAAAGAGGTTGGTTTTTTCGTCATCACCGAAGGCTACTTCGACGCGCTCGCATTCAGAAAGGATGGAATACCAACGGCGGTCGCTGTTCTTGGGGCGAGTCTTTCAAGAGAGGCGATTCTAAAACTTTCGGCGTATTCGAAAAACGTCATACTGTGTTTCGATAATGACAAAGCAGGCTTCAGAGCCACTCTCAAATCCCTCGAGGATCTCCTAGACTACGAATTCAACGTGCTTGTGGCAACCCCCTCTCCTTACAAAGACCCAGATGAACTCTTTCAGAAAGAAGGAGAAGGTTCATTGAAAAAGATGCTGAAAAACTCGCGTTCGTTCGAATATTTTCTGGTGACGGCTGGTGAGGTCTTCTTTGACAGGAACAGCCCCGCGGGTGTGAGATCCTACCTTTCTTTCCTCAAAGGTTGGGTCCAAAAGATGAGAAGGAAAGGATATTTGAAACACATAGAAAATCTCGTGAATGAGGTTTCATCTTCTCTCCAGATACCAGAAAACCAGATTTTGAACTTTTTTGAAAGCGACAGGTCTAACACTATGCCTGTTCATGAGACCAAGTCGTCAAAGGTTTACGATGAGGGGAGAGGACTGGCTTATTTGTTTTTGAACTACGAGGATTTGAGGGAAAAGATTCTGGAACTGGACTTAGAGGTACTGGAAGATAAAAACGCGAGGGAGTTTTTCAAGAGAGTCTCACTGGGAGAAGATTTGAACAAAGTCATAGAAAACTTCCCAAAAGAGCTGAAAGACTGGATTTTTGAGACAATAGAAAGCATTCCTCCTCCAAAGGATCCCGAGAAATTCCTCGGTGACCTCTCCGAAAAGTTGAAAATCCGACGGATAGAGAGACGTATCGCAGAAATAGATGATATGATAAAGAAAGCTTCAAACGATGAAGAAAGGCGTCTTCTTCTCTCTATGAAAGTGGATCTCCTCAGAAAAATAAAGAGGAGGTGA
- the rpsI gene encoding 30S ribosomal protein S9 — translation MAEVVGYYGTGRRKTAVARVYLRPGEGKVKVNGKEYESLNDYFKNPAWTKHAIEPLEVTNTLGKFDLVIRVNGGGLSGQSGAVRLGIARALLQYDQNLRPVLKKYKMLTRDPREVERKKYGLKKARRAPQFSKR, via the coding sequence ATGGCCGAAGTGGTAGGATACTACGGAACGGGAAGAAGAAAGACTGCTGTTGCAAGAGTTTATTTGAGACCGGGAGAAGGAAAAGTGAAGGTCAATGGAAAAGAATACGAAAGTCTGAATGACTATTTCAAAAATCCTGCATGGACAAAACACGCGATAGAGCCCCTTGAGGTAACCAACACACTTGGCAAATTCGATCTTGTCATAAGGGTTAACGGTGGAGGTCTGTCCGGCCAGTCCGGTGCCGTGAGGCTTGGAATTGCCAGAGCCCTCCTTCAGTACGACCAGAATCTGAGACCTGTTCTCAAGAAATACAAGATGCTCACAAGGGATCCAAGAGAAGTGGAAAGAAAGAAGTACGGTTTGAAAAAGGCAAGAAGAGCTCCTCAGTTCTCCAAGAGGTGA
- the rplM gene encoding 50S ribosomal protein L13, whose protein sequence is MARYFPVQKTTMIKPEEVERKWYVVDASGKVLGRLATRIAKILMGKHKPNYTPHVDTGDYVIVVNADKVVLTGKKLDQKVYYWHSGYPGGLKSLTARQMLEKHPERLIWLAVKRMLPKNRKGRKMLKRLKVYASPEHPHQAQKPEPIEL, encoded by the coding sequence ATGGCTAGGTACTTTCCTGTTCAGAAGACAACTATGATAAAACCCGAAGAGGTTGAAAGAAAATGGTACGTGGTAGATGCTTCCGGAAAGGTTCTCGGAAGACTCGCGACGCGCATAGCGAAGATATTGATGGGGAAACACAAGCCCAATTACACTCCGCACGTTGACACGGGAGATTACGTCATCGTTGTGAACGCTGACAAGGTGGTTCTTACCGGAAAGAAGCTCGATCAGAAGGTTTATTACTGGCATTCTGGTTATCCCGGAGGTCTGAAGTCTCTGACAGCAAGACAGATGCTGGAAAAGCATCCCGAAAGACTCATATGGCTCGCTGTCAAAAGGATGCTCCCGAAGAACAGAAAGGGCAGAAAAATGCTCAAAAGACTCAAAGTTTATGCGTCACCCGAACATCCACATCAGGCACAGAAACCTGAGCCTATTGAACTGTGA
- a CDS encoding ECF transporter S component, whose protein sequence is MSSIKKISFVGIFSALATLVMFLEFPIFPQASFLKYDPSEIPALIVSFLLGPGVGMFVVLVKDILFFLMKSGDPVGIAMNAVLGMSFVGIAGLIYHRNKSRATAIKGMIVATLFATAFALGLNALIVPLYFEAPFELYLKFFPFILAFNLVKFGIDSVVTFFVYKKVSSILKLETVEGRSNNG, encoded by the coding sequence GTGAGCAGCATAAAGAAAATCTCCTTCGTGGGGATTTTCTCGGCTCTGGCAACTCTGGTGATGTTTCTAGAGTTTCCGATATTCCCACAAGCGAGTTTCCTGAAATACGATCCCAGCGAAATACCGGCGCTCATAGTGAGTTTCTTACTGGGACCCGGCGTCGGCATGTTTGTCGTCCTGGTGAAAGACATTCTCTTCTTTCTCATGAAGTCCGGTGATCCTGTGGGAATCGCGATGAACGCTGTGCTGGGAATGTCCTTTGTGGGAATAGCTGGCCTCATTTATCACAGAAACAAGAGCAGAGCAACGGCAATAAAAGGCATGATTGTCGCCACACTTTTCGCCACGGCGTTCGCTCTGGGATTGAACGCTCTTATCGTGCCGCTTTACTTCGAAGCTCCGTTCGAACTTTATCTGAAATTTTTCCCGTTCATACTGGCTTTCAATCTGGTGAAATTTGGAATCGACTCGGTTGTGACGTTCTTCGTTTACAAGAAAGTCTCCAGTATCCTTAAACTGGAAACAGTGGAAGGGAGGAGCAACAATGGCTAG
- the rpmA gene encoding 50S ribosomal protein L27 — protein MAHKKSGGVAKNGRDSLPKYLGVKVGDGQIVKAGNILVRQRGTRFYPGKNVGMGRDFTLFALKDGRVKFETKNNKKYVSVYEE, from the coding sequence ATGGCTCATAAAAAGAGTGGTGGTGTTGCGAAGAACGGTAGAGACAGTCTTCCAAAATATCTGGGAGTCAAAGTGGGAGATGGTCAGATCGTCAAAGCAGGAAACATCCTCGTGAGACAGAGAGGAACAAGATTTTATCCCGGAAAAAACGTTGGTATGGGAAGAGATTTTACCCTGTTTGCACTGAAGGATGGCAGGGTGAAGTTTGAAACGAAAAACAACAAAAAGTATGTGAGTGTCTATGAGGAGTGA
- a CDS encoding ribosomal-processing cysteine protease Prp, with protein sequence MIKVTVTNSFFEVTGHAPDKTLCASVSLLTQHVANFLKAEKKAKIKKESGYLKVKFEELENCEVKVLAAMVRSLKELEQKFPSQIRVEVIDNGS encoded by the coding sequence ATGATAAAAGTAACTGTGACTAATTCTTTTTTTGAAGTAACGGGTCATGCACCAGACAAAACACTGTGCGCTTCAGTTAGTCTTTTGACGCAGCATGTGGCGAACTTTCTGAAAGCCGAGAAAAAAGCGAAAATAAAGAAGGAATCCGGTTATCTGAAAGTGAAATTTGAAGAACTCGAAAACTGCGAAGTGAAGGTGCTAGCGGCTATGGTGAGGTCTTTGAAAGAACTCGAACAGAAGTTTCCTTCTCAGATCAGAGTGGAGGTGATCGACAATGGCTCATAA
- the rplU gene encoding 50S ribosomal protein L21 → MYAIVETAGRQYRVEEGKILYTEKQKDYSPGDEIVFDRVVFVRKDGEVLVGKPYVEGAKVVGKVLEHAKARKVKTVKYRPRKNSKVEKGHRQWYTAIKIEKIEL, encoded by the coding sequence TTGTACGCCATTGTGGAAACAGCTGGCAGGCAGTACAGAGTCGAGGAAGGGAAGATTCTCTACACTGAAAAGCAGAAAGATTACTCCCCAGGTGACGAGATCGTCTTCGACAGAGTGGTATTCGTCAGAAAAGACGGAGAGGTGCTCGTCGGGAAACCTTATGTTGAAGGAGCTAAGGTTGTAGGGAAGGTTCTGGAACATGCCAAAGCCAGAAAGGTGAAGACCGTGAAGTACAGACCCAGAAAGAACAGTAAGGTGGAAAAAGGTCACAGACAGTGGTACACCGCCATCAAAATTGAAAAGATTGAACTATGA
- a CDS encoding cupin domain-containing protein — protein sequence MILKRAYDVTPQKISTDKVRGVRKRVLIGLKDAPNFVMRLFTVEPGGLIDRHSHPWEHEIFVLKGKLTVLKEQGEETVEEGFYIFVEPNEIHGFRNDTDSEVEFLCLIPKEGGE from the coding sequence ATGATATTAAAGAGAGCATATGATGTCACTCCCCAGAAAATTTCAACCGATAAGGTACGAGGAGTTCGTAAAAGAGTCCTCATAGGCTTGAAAGATGCTCCGAACTTTGTCATGAGACTTTTCACGGTGGAACCTGGCGGTCTCATCGACAGACACTCCCATCCATGGGAGCACGAGATTTTCGTTTTGAAGGGAAAGCTCACAGTTTTGAAGGAGCAAGGCGAGGAGACGGTAGAAGAAGGTTTTTACATCTTCGTGGAACCCAATGAAATACACGGCTTCAGGAACGATACAGACTCCGAAGTGGAGTTTCTCTGTTTGATACCTAAGGAAGGCGGAGAGTAA
- the jag gene encoding RNA-binding cell elongation regulator Jag/EloR has product MKKIVERAPTVEEAIEKVVKKYGLGEGEYTVNVLEKGFHGIFGLFSKEAVVEVQITKAYFERRLKEFLTEILQVVDPEVKITVKSSGRSFFVDVESENAGRLIGKHGKTMGALQHIAMIFLNRLSDTKLNVILDMGDYREKRKKSLEKIVEEAVKKAISEKTKVVLDPMFSFERKIVHKLVRKHRGVISYSVGVEPYRRVVIEYSATRREGRRKHDIKESI; this is encoded by the coding sequence ATGAAGAAAATTGTGGAAAGGGCTCCTACAGTGGAGGAAGCGATTGAAAAAGTGGTCAAAAAATACGGTCTCGGAGAAGGAGAGTACACGGTCAACGTGTTGGAAAAAGGATTTCATGGAATATTCGGTCTCTTTTCAAAAGAAGCGGTTGTCGAGGTGCAGATCACCAAAGCTTACTTTGAGAGAAGATTGAAAGAATTTTTGACTGAGATTTTGCAGGTGGTAGATCCAGAAGTCAAAATAACTGTGAAATCTTCTGGAAGGAGTTTCTTTGTTGACGTGGAGAGTGAAAACGCGGGAAGACTCATAGGTAAACACGGAAAAACCATGGGTGCACTTCAGCATATAGCGATGATCTTTCTCAACAGATTGAGTGATACGAAGTTAAACGTGATTCTGGATATGGGAGATTACAGGGAAAAGCGGAAGAAATCTCTTGAAAAGATAGTGGAAGAGGCTGTCAAAAAGGCTATTTCCGAGAAGACCAAAGTAGTACTGGATCCCATGTTTTCTTTTGAGAGGAAAATTGTTCACAAGCTTGTGAGAAAACACAGAGGTGTGATAAGCTACTCAGTCGGTGTAGAACCCTACAGAAGAGTTGTGATAGAGTATTCTGCAACGAGGCGAGAAGGGAGAAGAAAACATGATATTAAAGAGAGCATATGA